The following proteins are co-located in the Fusarium verticillioides 7600 chromosome 7, whole genome shotgun sequence genome:
- a CDS encoding clathrin heavy chain translates to MPTLPIKFQELVQLANVGVDTQSIGFNSCTLESDSYVCVREKKNEAAQPEVVIIELKNGNNVTRRPIKADSAIMHWNRQVIALKAQSRTLQIFDLEQKKKLKSCTMNEDVQFWKWISENELGLVTTTSVFHWNVYDAGQDAPVKVFQRNDNLNGCQIINYRVNSDGKWMVVVGISSQQGRVVGAMQLYSKDRGISQAIEGHAAAFGTLRLEGAPQDTKFFSFAVRTATGAKLHIVEVDHPESNPVFQKKAVDMFFPPEATNDFPVALQVSQKYGVIYMVTKYGFIHLYDLETASCIYMNRISSETIFTTCTDDGSSGIVGINRKGQVLFVTIDDNNIIPYLLQNPANSEMAIKMASRAGLPGADNLYARQFEQLFNAGSYLEAAKVAANSPRGFLRSAETIEKFKRLPVQPGQMAFTLQYFGMLLDKGALNREETLELAQPVLQQNRKHLLEKWLKEGKLDCSEALGDLVRPYDMNMALTIYLKAEVPAKVVAGFAETGQFDKILPYSAQTGYQPDYIQLLQHIIRINPEKGAEFASALANNEQGSLVDLERVCDIFQGQGMIQQATAFLLDALKENKPEHARLQTRLLEMNLMHAPQVAEAILGNEMFTHFDKSRIAQLCEQANLPQKALELYEDPEAIKRVIVNIPGSPNFNPDWLTTFFGKLSVEQSLDCLDAMMKTNIRQNLQSVVTIATKYSDLLGAVRLIDLFEKYKTAEGLFYYLGSIVNLSEDPDVHFKYIEAATKMGQFNEVERLCRDSNVYNPEKVKNFLKEAKLPEQLPLIIVCDRFNFVHDLILYLYQNQQFAAIETYVQSVNPTRAPEVIGGLLDVDCDENVIRQLLQTVNAQAISIDSLVSEVESRNRLKLLLPFLEKTLNEGNQQQAVFNALAKIYIDSNNNPEKFLKENDQYDTLTVGKYCEKRDPNLAYIAYSKGQNDLELVNITNENSMYRAQARYLLERSDNELWGFVLSENNIHRRSVVDQVTATAVPEANDPSKVSVAVAAFLENDLPLELIELLEKIVLEPSPFSDNQNLQNLLMFTAAKADKGRVMDYIHKLDNYNADEIATACIEVGLFEEAFEIYKKADNKSAAVDVLIENVVSIDRAQGYAEEVDLPEVWSKVAKAQLDGLRVSDAIESYIKAEDPRNYHEVIEVATHAGKNEDLVKYLRMCRKTLREPAIDTALAFSYARLDQLSELEDFLRATNVANIEESGDKAYEEGLFEASKIFYTSISNWAKLATTLVHLGDYQAAVECARKANNIKVWKQVHEACVQKKEFRLAQICGLNLIVDAEQLQTLVKEYERNGYFDELISLLEQGLGLERAHMGMFTELGIALSKYHPDRLMEHIKIFWSRMNLPKMIKACEEANLWPELVFCYYHYDEFDNAALAVIERPENSWDHQQFKEIVVKVANLEIYYRAIKFYVEQHPSLITDLLATLTPRIDVNRVVKIFQKNDDLPLIKPFLLNVQTQNKRVVNEAVNDLLIEEEDYKTLRDSVQNYDNYDATELASRLEKHDLIFFRQIAASIYRKNKRWEKSIALSKQDKLYKDAIETAALSAKTEIVSDLLQYFVDIGHRECYTGMLYACYELIRPDLVLELSWRHGLMDFSMPYMINMLAQQTKDLALLKADNEARKAKEQEKEKTDDNTPILGASRLMITAGPGGMGSSPSPAPYGQANGFAPQPTGYGF, encoded by the exons ATGCCGACCCTGCCCATCAAGTTTCAGGAGCTTGTCCAGCTCGCCAATGTTGGCGTGGACACACAGAGCATTGGCTTCAACTCCTGC ACACTCGAGTCAGACTCCTACGTGTGTGtgcgagagaagaagaacgaaGCTGCCCAACCTGAGGTTGTTATTATTGAGCTCAAGAATGGTAACAATGTGACTCGTCGGCCGATCAAGGCCGACAGTGCCATCATGCACTGGAACCGACAGGTTattgctctcaaggctcagTCTAGAACACTGCAGATCTTCGACCTCgagcaaaagaagaagctcaagtcctGTACCATGAACGAGGATGTCCAATTCTGGAAGTGGATCAGTGAGAacgagcttggtcttgtcacAACAACCAGTGTCTTCCACTGGAATGTCTACGATGCGGGTCAAGATGCCCCcgtcaaggtcttccagcGCAATGATAACCTAAAC GGCTGCCAGATCATCAACTACCGAGTCAACAGCGATGGCAAGTGGATGGTAGTCGTTGGTATTTCATCCCAGCAGGGCCGTGTGGTTGGTGCCATGCAGCTCTACTCCAAAGATCGTGGAATCAGCCAGGCCATAGAAGGTCATGCCGCCGCCTTCGGTACCCTTCGTCTAGAAGGTGCTCCCCAAGATACCAAGTTCTTCAGTTTCGCTGTACGAACGGCAACCGGCGCAAAGCTTCACATTGTCGAGGTCGACCACCCAGAGTCGAATCCAGTtttccagaagaaggcggtCGACATGTTCTTCCCCCCCGAAGCCACCAACGATTTCCCCGTCGCTCTCCAGGTTTCTCAGAAGTACGGCGTCATCTACATGGTGACCAAGTACGGCTTTATCCACCTCTATGATCTCGAGACTGCCTCGTGCATCTACATGAACCGAATTTCGAGCGAGACTATTTTCACAACATGCACAGATGACGGCTCCTCTGGTATCGTTGGCATCAACCGGAAGGGTCAAGTTCTTTTCGTGAccatcgacgacaacaacatcatcccGTACCTTCTTCAGAACCCCGCCAACTCGGAAATGGCTATCAAGATGGCCTCAAGAGCTGGACTTCCCGGTGCTGACAACCTTTATGCCCGCCAATTCGAGCAGCTATTCAACGCGGGAAGTTATCTGGAGGCTGCTAAGGTTGCCGCCAACTCCCCACGAGGATTCCTGCGAAGCGCCGAGACtattgagaagttcaagcgCCTTCCTGTTCAACCTGGTCAGATGGCTTTTACACTTCAATACTTCGGTATGCTTTTGGACAAGGGCGCCTTGAACCGTGAGGAAACCCTCGAGCTTGCACAGCCTGTTCTCCAGCAGAACCGCAAGCAtctgcttgagaagtggttGAAGGAGGGCAAGTTGGACTGCTCCGAGGCGCTCGGAGACTTGGTCCGTCCTTACGATATGAACATGGCCCTTACCATTTACCTTAAGGCGGAGGTCCCCGCAAAGGTTGTTGCTGGTTTTGCTGAGACGGGCCAGTTTGATAAGATTCTCCCGTACTCGGCTCAAACCGGCTATCAACCTGATTAtatccaacttcttcagcacATCATTCGTATCAACCCTGAGAAGGGTGCCGAGTTTGCTAGTGCTCTGGCTAATAACGAGCAGGGCTCCTTGGTTGATTTGGAGCGTGTTTGCGACATCTTCCAAGGACAGGGTATGATCCAACAAGCCACTGCCTTCCTCCTTGATGCGCTGAAGGAGAACAAGCCTGAACATGCCCGTCTTCAGACCCGACTGCTGGAGATGAACCTCATGCATGCTCCTCAAGTTGCCGAGGCTATTCTGGGCAATGAGATGTTCACTCACTTCGACAAGTCTCGCATTGCCCAACTTTGCGAGCAGGCCAACCTTCCTCAGAAGGCTTTGGAGCTCTATGAGGACCCCGAAGCCATTAAGCGCGTCATTGTCAACATTCCTGGCTCCCCCAACTTCAACCCCGACTGGCTCACCACCTTCTTCGGCAAGCTTTCTGTTGAGCAATCCCTTGATTGTCTAGATGctatgatgaagacgaaCATTCGACAAAACTTGCAGTCAGTGGTTACCATCGCCACCAAGTACTCCGACCTCCTGGGAGCTGTTCGCCTGATTGATCTCTTCGAAAAGTACAAGACTGCTGAGGGTCTGTTCTACTACCTCGGTAGCATTGTGAACCTGTCTGAGGACCCCGATGTGCACTTCAAGTACATTGAGGCTGCTACCAAGATGGGCCAGTTTAACGAGGTTGAGCGATTGTGCCGCGATAGTAACGTGTATAACCcagagaaggtcaagaacttcCTTAAGGAAGCCAAGTTGCCCGAGCAGCTTCCTCTGATCATCGTCTGCGATCGTTTCAACTTTGTTCACGACCTGATTCTGTACCTGTACCAGAACCAGCAATTTGCTGCTATTGAGACCTACGTCCAGTCTGTGAACCCTACACGAGCTCCTGAAGTCATCGGAGGCCTCTTGGATGTCGACTGCGACGAGAATGTCATTAGGCAGTTGTTGCAGACCGTTAACGCTCAGGCTATCAGCATTGATTCGCTTGTTTCTGAGGTCGAGTCTCGAAACCGactcaagcttctcttgCCCTTCCTCGAGAAGACCCTTAACGAGGGTAACCAGCAGCAAGCTGTTTTCAATGCTCTTGCCAAGATCTATATCGATTCCAACAACAACCCGGAGAAATTCCTGAAAGAAAACGATCAATATGATACTCTGACAGTCGGAAAGTACTGTGAGAAGCGTGACCCCAACCTGGCCTACATTGCCTACTCCAAGGGACAAAATGACTTggagctcgtcaacatcacaAATGAGAACTCCATGTACCGAGCCCAGGCGCGATATCTGTTGGAGCGATCTGATAATGAGCTGTGGGGCTTCGTGCTGAGCGAGAACAACATTCACAGACGATCTGTTGTTGACCAAGTCACCGCGACCGCGGTTCCTGAGGCTAATGACCCTTCGAAGGTTTCCGTGGCCGTTGCTGCTTTCCTTGAGAATGACCTACCTCTCGAGCTTAttgaacttcttgagaagattgttCTCGAGCCTTCACCTTTCAGCGATAACCAGAATCTTCAGAACTTGCTTATGTTCactgctgccaaggctgataAGGGACGTGTCATGGATTACATTCACAAGCTCGACAACTACAACGCCGATGAGATCGCCACCGCCTGTATTGAGGTTGGCCTCTTTGAGGAAGCTTTCGAGATTTACAAGAAGGCCGACAACaagtctgctgctgttgacgTCCTGATCGAGAACGTGGTCAGCATCGACCGTGCCCAGGGTTATGCCGAAGAAGTTGACCTGCCCGAGGTCTGGAGCAAGGTTGCCAAGGCTCAGCTTGATGGTCTTCGTGTTTCTGATGCTATCGAGTCCTACATTAAGGCTGAGGACCCCCGTAACTACCATGAGGTCATTGAAGTTGCTACCCACGCCGGCAAGAACGAGGACCTTGTCAAGTACTTGCGCATGTGCCGCAAGACCCTCCGTGAGCCTGCTATCGACACTGCTCTGGCTTTCTCATATGCTCGCCTTGACCAGCtctctgagcttgaggactTCCTCCGAGCTACCAACGTTGCTAACATTGAGGAGTCGGGTGACAAGGCTTACGAGGAGGGCTTGTTCGAGGCTTCCAAGATCTTCTACACTAGCATTTCCAACTGGGCTAAGTTGGCAACCACTCTTGTTCACCTCGGTGATTACCAAGCTGCCGTTGAGTGTGCCCgcaaggccaacaacatcaaggtgTGGAAGCAGGTTCACGAGGCCTGtgtccagaagaaggaattcCGACTTGCCCAGATTTGTGGTCTCAACTTGATTGTCGATGCTGAGCAACTTCAGACCCTAGTCAAGGAGTACGAGCGCAACGGTTACTTTGACGAGCTTATCAGCCTTCTCGAGCAaggtcttggccttgagcgTGCCCATATGGGAATGTTCACTGAGCTCGGTATCGCCCTCTCCAAGTACCACCCCGACCGCCTCATGGAGCacatcaagatcttctggTCTCGCATGAATCTccccaagatgatcaaggcCTGCGAGGAAGCAAACCTCTGGCCTGAGCTGGTCTTCTGCTACTACCATTATGACGAGTTTGACAACGCTGCTCTTGCCGTCATCGAGCGACCCGAGAACTCCTGGGACCACCAGCAGTTCAAGGAGATCGTGGTCAAGGTTGCCAACCTGGAGATCTACTACCGTGCTATTAAGTTCTATGTTGAGCAGCACCCCTCGCTCATCACTGATCTCCTTGCTACCCTTACCCCTCGTATTGACGTTAACCGCgtcgtcaagatcttccagaagaacgaTGACCTCCCTCTCATCAAGCCTTTCTTGCTCAACGTGCAAACCCAGAACAAGCGTGTTGTGAATGAGGCTGTCAACGACCtgctcatcgaggaggaggattacAAGACTCTACGTGACTCAGTTCAGAATTATGACAACTACGATGCTACTGAGCTTGCCAGCCGTCTGGAGAAGCAtgacctcatcttcttccgcCAGATTGCTGCTTCCATCTACCGCAAGAACAAGCGATGGGAGAAGTCTATTGCCCTGTCTAAGCAGGACAAGCTGTACAAGGACGCCATCGAGACCGCTGCCCTATCTGCCAAGACCGAGATTGTCAGCGACCTTCTTCAATAT TTCGTCGACATTGGCCACCGCGAATGCTACACTGGCATGTTGTACGCTTGCTACGAGCTCATCCGCCCTGACCTTGTTTTGGAGCTCTCATGGCGCCATGGCCTCATGGACTTCTCTATGCCTTACATGATCAACATGCTCGCCCAGCAAACAAAAGACCTGGCCCTTCTGAAGGCAGACAACGAGGCACGCAAGGCTAaggagcaagagaaggagaagaccgATGATAACACACCAATTCTCGGCGCTTCTAGACTCATGATCACAGCTGGACCTGGTGGCATGGGCTCTTCACCCTCGCCTGCACCATATGGCCAGGCAAACGGCTTCGCGCCTCAGCCCACCGGCTACGGTTTCTAG
- a CDS encoding D-3-phosphoglycerate dehydrogenase (At least one base has a quality score < 10), protein MESRLSTVQTSQLALLDSLMPSYWMSCPSLSSSYCHNGAGYDQIHVSECTSRGIRVSNTPTAVDDATADITIFLLIGALRNISSSIFTLREGTWRGSPPPSLGHDPQGKVLGILGMGGIGRNVARKARAFGMTVRYHNRSRLSPDLEDGAEYVDFETLLKESDVLSLNLPLNPKTRHTIAKPQFDIMKRGIVVVNTARGAVMDEAALVEALESGQVASAGLDVFENEPEIHPGLLKNKNVLLVPHMGTWTVETERLMEAWAMDNVRLAVTEGKLKSIVSEQKDLQ, encoded by the exons ATGGAGTCAAGGCTATCTACCGTACAAACAAGTCAGTTGGCATTACTGGACTCTTTGATGCCGAGTTACTGGATGTCTTgcccaagtctctcaagtTCATATTGCCATAATG GCGCCGGATATGACCAAATTCATGTCTCTGAATGCACTTCCCGTGGCATTCGTGTTTCAAACACACCCACTGCTGTAGACGATGCCACGGCTGACATCACTATCTTTCTTCTTATCGGCGCCTTGAGAAATATCTCGtcctccatcttcactctACGAGAAGGAACTTGGCGGGGTTCCCCTCCACCATCGCTTGGCCATGATCCTCAAGGCAAAGTGCTAGGCATTCTGGGTATGGGAGGCATTGGCCGCAATGTTGCACGCAAAGCCCGAGCTTTCGGCATGACTGTGAGATATCACAACCGAAGCCGTTTATCACCTGATCTAGAGGACGGTGCTGAATATGTTGACTTCGAGACACTGCTTAAAGAAAGTGATGTGTTGAGTCTCAACTTACCCCTGAAC CCCAAAACCCGACATACTATTGCAAAACCTCAATTCGATATTATGAAGCGTGGCATTGTAGTCGTCAACACCGCTCGTGGTGCAGTGATGGACGAAGCGGCTCTCGTCGAAGCTCTTGAATCTGGACAAGTTGCCAgtgctggtcttgatgtaTTTGAGAACGAGCCAGAGATCCATCCAGggctcttgaagaacaagaacgtcTTGCTTGTTCCACACATGGGAACGTGGACTGTAGAGACCGAGAGACTGATGGAGGCTTGGGCTATGGACAATGTTCGCCTAGCAGTGACAGAAGGAAAGTTGAAGAGTATCGTTTCCGAGCAGAAGGACCTGCAATAG
- a CDS encoding adenosylhomocysteinase (At least one base has a quality score < 10), protein MSAPAHKFKVADLSLAAFGRKEIELAENEMPGLMQTRAKYAADQPLAGARIAGCLHMTIQTAVLIETLTALGAEVTWTSCNIFSTQDHAAAAIAAAGVPVFAWKGETEEEYNWCLEQQLTAFKDNKKLNLILDDGGDLTTLVHQKYPEMLKDCFGVSEETTTGVHHLYRMLKDGKLLVPAINVNDSVTKSKFDNLYGCRESLVDGIKRATDVMIAGKVAVVAGFGDVGKGCAMALHGMGARVLVTEIDPINALQAAMAGYQVTTMEKAAKVGQIFVTTTGCRDILTGEHFEAMPNDAIVCNIGHFDIEIDVAWLKANASSVQNIKPQVDRFLMPNGRHIILLAEGRLVNLGCATGHSSFVMSCSFTNQVLAQIMLYKAADKAWGEKYVEFAKTDKLDVGVYVLPKILDEEVARLHLDHCQAELSTLSKVQAEYLGLTVEGPFKADIYRY, encoded by the exons atgtctgctcCCGCccacaagttcaaggtcgCTGACCTTTCTCTGGCCGCCTTTGGCCGCAAGGAGATTGAGCTCGCTGAGAATGAGATGCCCGGTCTCATGCAGACCCGAGCCAAGTATGCTGCCGACCAGCCTCTCGCCGGTGCCCGCATCGCTGGCTGCCTTCACATGACCATCCAGACCGCCGTCCTCATCGAGACCCTCACTGCTCTCGGTGCTGAGGTTACCTGGACCagctgcaacatcttcagcaccCAGGACcacgctgctgctgccattgccgCCGCCGGTGTCCCCGTCTTCGCCTGGAAGGGtgagaccgaggaggagtACAACTGGTGCCTCGAGCAGCAGCTCACTGCcttcaaggacaacaagaagctcaacctcatcctcgacgACGGTGGTGACCTGACCACCCTTGTCCACCAGAAGTACCctgagatgctcaaggactGCTTCGGTGTCTCTGAGGAGACCACCACTGGTGTCCACCACCTCTACCGCATgctcaaggatggcaagctccttgtccccgccatcaacgtcaacgacTCCGTTACCAAGTCCAAGTTCGACAACCTTTACGGCTGCCGTGAGTCCCTTGTCGACGGTATCAAGCGTGCTACCGATGTCATGATTGCTGGCAAGGTCGCCGTCGTTGCCGGTTTCGGTGATGTCGGTAAGGGTTGCGCCATGGCCCTCCACGGCATGGGTGCCCGTGTCCTCGTTACCGAGATTGACCCCATCAACGCTCTCCAGGCTGCTATGGCCGGTTACCAAGTCACCACCATGGAGAAGGCCGCCAAGGTCGGTCAAATCttcgtcaccaccaccggTTGCCGTGATATCCTCACTGGCGAGCACTTCGAGGCTATGCCCAACGACGCCATCGTCTGCA ACATTGGTCActtcgatatcgagattGACGTTGCTTGGCTAAAGGCCAACGCCAGCTCTgtccagaacatcaagcCCCAGGTTGACCGTTTCCTCATGCCCAACGGCCGtcacatcatcctccttGCTGAGGGTCGtctcgtcaaccttggctgTGCTACTGGCCACTCTTCTTTCGTCATGTCTTGCTCTTTCACCAACCAGGTCCTTGCCCAGATCATGCTGTACAAGGCCGCCGACAAGGCTTGGGGTGAGAAGTACGTCGAGTTCGCCAAGACCGACAAGCTCGACGTTGGTGTCTACGTCCtccccaagatcctcgaCGAGGAAGTCGCCCGTCTCCACCTCGACCACTGCCAGGCTGAGCTCAGCACCCTCAGCAAGGTCCAGGCTGAGTACCTCGGCCTCACCGTTGAGGGTCCCTTCAAGGCCGATATCTACCGCTACTAA
- a CDS encoding translation initiation factor 3 subunit H, producing the protein MSTRTKSFDIPTFRAPKPCNTTRLFRDRSAEPLSFSRGSVNISSRIFVNMADAPNDAAVAAPFQAVQVEALVIMKIAKHCSSAFPSVATGAIVGMENEGLLEVTNTFPFPTVDPATTDSHQNDASQIAAAAPRQKNNIHYQNEMIRHLKEVNVDANNVGWYTSATMGNFVNLNFIENQFHYQSANENTVALVHDASKSSQGNLTFRAFRLSPAFMSAYKEGKFTTESLQKSKLTFKDILTEVPVNVHNSHLLTTFLHQIPSAPVKGDIEQPSSLDDLNRSALEPPLYPSIDNLDLAIDPFLEKTCDLLLESIESHYTDLNNFQFYQRQLGREQTKITQWQTKRKAENAQRAAAKQAPLPEDEWQRLFKLPQEPSRLEGMLNAKQVEQYSKQVDGFTANVSAKMFAVRENLMPK; encoded by the exons ATGAGTACACGAACGAAAAGTTTCGATATTCCCACCTTCAGAGCCCCGAAGCCTTGCAACACCACCCGCCTCTTTCGCGATCGTAGCGCCGAAcctctctccttctctcgcGGCAGCGTGAATATCTCGTCCCGAATTTTTGTCAATATGGCGGACGCTCCCAACGATGCGGCTGTTGCTGCGCCTTTCCAGGCCGTTCAAGTCGAGGCTCTG GTTATCATGAAGATTGCCAAGCACTGCTCTTCGGCTTTCCCTTCTGTTGCGACTGGAGCTATTGTTGGTATGGAGAACGAGGGTCTCCTCGAGGTCACCAACACATTCCCTTTCCCTACCGTCGACCCCGCTACGACCGACAGCCACCAGAACGATGCTTCGCAGAtcgccgctgctgctccccgacagaagaacaacatccaCTACCAAAATGAGATGATCCGACACCTCAAGGAGGTCAACGTCGACGCCAACAACGTTGGTTGGTACACAAGTGCCACCATGGGCAACTTTGTCAACTTGAACTTCATCGAGAACCAGTTCCACTACCAAAGCGCCAACGAGAACACTGTCGCCCTCGTCCACGATGCTAGCAAGAGCTCTCAGGGCAACCTGACCTTCCGGGCTTTCCGCCTGTCCCCTGCTTTCATGAGCGCCTACAAGGAGGGCAAGTTCACAACCGAGAG CTTGCAAAAGTCTAAGCTCACCTTCAAGGATATCCTCACAGAGGTTCCTGTCAACGTCCACAACTCTCACCTCCTCACAACCTTCCTCCACCAGATTCCTTCCGCCCCCGTGAAGGGCGATATTGAGCAGCCCTCATCGCTGGATGACCTCAACCGCAGCGCTCTCGAGCCTCCTCTGTACCCCTCTATCGACAATCTCGACCTTGCGATCGACCCCTTCCTCGAGAAGACCTGCGATCTTCTGCTCGAGAGCATCGAGTCTCACTACACTGACCTCAACAACTTCCAATTCTACCAGCGACAACTCGGTCGTGAACAGACCAAGATCACACAATGGCAGACCAAGCGCAAGGCCGAGAACGCCCAACGTGCTGCTGCCAAGCAGGCTCCTCTTCCTGAGGATGAGTGGCAGCGACTGTTCAAGCTTCCCCAGGAGCCCAGCAGACTGGAGGGTATGCTGAACGCGAAGCAGGTGGAGCAATACAGCAAGCAGGTGGATGGATTCACAGCCAACGTCAGTGCCAAGATGTTTGCCGTGCGGGAGAACTTGATGCCAAAATAG